DNA sequence from the Amycolatopsis sp. Hca4 genome:
CGAACGCCGGGCGGGTGTCGGGCCTGCCGAACCGCACGTCCACGTTGTCCCAGCTGATTCCCCGCGCGTGGCGCACGAAGAAGCCGTAGGCCGGGAGCGTGCCGAACATCGACGGTTCCGGGTACGCCGTCTCCAGCTCCGGCGGGTTCTGCACCGCGTCACCCGGCGTCAGGCCACCGGCCAAGTGGTGGCGGATGTTGCTCAGCTTGACGTCTTCGATCGGATGCCCTGGGATCCCGGCGAAGCACGACGGGTAACGCGGATCCGCGTCGATCGTGGTGACGTCGCTGATGCTCACCCGGCGCAGGAACCCGGCCGGGATTCCGGACGGCCCGCGCAGCCGGGCCCCGAGCCGCAGGAACAGCGGCATCTGGACGTTGCGCATCGTCAGGTTGCTGATCGTGACGTCCTCGAGCCGGCCGCCGTCGACCGTCTCCAGCGCCAGGCCGCGGCAGTGCTCGAAGACCACGTTGGAGATCGCGATGTTGCGGAAGCCGCCGTTGGACTCGGTCCCGAACTTGACCCGGCCGGTGCGCCCGTACGACGACGAGGTCTTGAACGTGCCGGCGACCAGCGTGCCGAGGTCGTAGCCGCTGACGAAGCAGTTGTCGATGGTGACGTTTTCCGTGTCGCGCACCTGGTTCAGCGCGTACGTGCTCTTGAGCACGATGGCGTCGTCGTTCGGCGAGTTCACCGTGGTGTTGGCGATCCGCACGTTCTTGCAGCAGTCGATGTTGATGCCGTCGCGGTTGGTGTCGATCACCAGGCCGTCGATGCGGAAGTTGTCGACGCCGGTGGGCAGGATGCCGAAGTGCCCGCCGTTGACGATGGTGATGTCGCGGATCGCGACGTTGCGGCACAGCTTGAGCGCGATCGCCTTGTTCCCGTTGAGCGGCGCGGATTCCGCGCTGCCGCCGGCGACCAGGCCCTTGCCGTCGATCTTGCCGGGCCCTTCGATGGTGACGTTCTCGAGGTTCTCGCCCCAGATCAGGCTGTTGTGCCAGTGGCTGTGCCCGAAGTCCTGGTACGGGTTGCCCGCGCCCGGTTCGGCGGGGTCGTAGCCCTGGCCGCCGGCCGGCGCGGCGGCCAGGATCGTCGCGTTGGCGCCGAGGTACAGCGCGATGTTGCTCTTG
Encoded proteins:
- a CDS encoding glycoside hydrolase family 28 protein; the encoded protein is MVGSPAAEAEDFGSSPGRFFDVTKFGAKGDGRTIDTAAINRAIDAAATRGGTVYFPAGTYASYSIHLKSNIALYLGANATILAAAPAGGQGYDPAEPGAGNPYQDFGHSHWHNSLIWGENLENVTIEGPGKIDGKGLVAGGSAESAPLNGNKAIALKLCRNVAIRDITIVNGGHFGILPTGVDNFRIDGLVIDTNRDGINIDCCKNVRIANTTVNSPNDDAIVLKSTYALNQVRDTENVTIDNCFVSGYDLGTLVAGTFKTSSSYGRTGRVKFGTESNGGFRNIAISNVVFEHCRGLALETVDGGRLEDVTISNLTMRNVQMPLFLRLGARLRGPSGIPAGFLRRVSISDVTTIDADPRYPSCFAGIPGHPIEDVKLSNIRHHLAGGLTPGDAVQNPPELETAYPEPSMFGTLPAYGFFVRHARGISWDNVDVRFGRPDTRPAFVLRDVADADVHHSRADQVAGTPTFVLDAVDDFRVSAGRPVPEARVEHADHQEL